From the Meriones unguiculatus strain TT.TT164.6M chromosome 12, Bangor_MerUng_6.1, whole genome shotgun sequence genome, one window contains:
- the LOC110546085 gene encoding protein FRG2-like-2 produces MSPDFLAPGNLRVAVLGSILRCLCVPPGAAVWGGAEGVEDTVTYTPLTLPISAQMMENPRKRKHSPEDCSQVRTGNEAISQQRKRPKTSVKKTEPDSNGLQGGSACRPEPQHSSPPPLRKNLVTFLRAKAEETYGAVVQLQAQQHGRPFTQEQLSRLTQLSASLRAMVHTFYSMATQAGFVFPAQAWLVPASVPVPRELSEDESQSPCVEGGDKIADPPAQQTSPEPGP; encoded by the exons ATGTCCCCAGACTTCCTGGCTCCGGGTAACCTCAGGGTAGCAGTGTTGGGGTCCATTTTGAGGTGTTTGTGTGTCCCGCCGGGAGCAGCTGTGTGGGGTGGAGCTGAAGGTGTGGAAGACACTGTCACTTATACCCCACTTACCCTTCCCATTTCGGCACAGATGATGGAAAATCCCAGGAAGAGGAAGCACAGTCCCGAGGACTGCAGCCAGGTCAGGACAG GAAATGAGGCCATCTCCCAGCAGAGAAAGAGACCAAAGACCTCAGTAAAGAAGACTGAGCCCGACAGCAATGGCCTCCAAGGTGGCTCAGCCTGCCGCCCGGAACCTCAGCACAGCTCCCCTCCACCACTCCGCAAGAACCTGGTGACCTTTCTGAGGGCGAAGGCCGAGGAGACTTATGGAGCTGTCGTTCAGCTGCAGGCCCAGCAGCATGGCCGCCCGTTCACCCAGGAGCAGCTCTCTCGGCTCACACAACTCTCAGCGTCTCTGAGAGCCATGGTGCATACCTTCTACAGCATGGCCACCCAGGCAGGCTTTGTCTTCCCTGCTCAGGCCTGGCTCGTTCCAGCATCGGTGCCTGTCCCCCGGGAGCTGTCTGAGGATGAATCTCAGAGTCCTTGCGTGGAGGGAGGAGACAAGATCGCAGATCCTCCAGCCCAGCAGACAAGTCCTGAGCCCGGACCGTGA